The Macellibacteroides fermentans genome contains the following window.
CCTCCTGCTCCGCTCCTTTCTTTTTGGCAAACAGCTGAACCTTCACCTTGTCGCCCGTCATTGCATGGCCCGAATTACGTTCTGCTACAAATACCGGCGTACCGCCATCTTCGGGCAGGAATGAATTCTTGCCGTTGCTTCTGCGTGAAAAAGTTCCTACGGCAACCGTTCCGATTCCGTTGTAACGATAGCGGCCACGATCAATCTCAGAGATAAAATCGTCGGCTGCAAGGTCGTACAATATATCCACAATCATCAATTTCTGGACCTGAGCCTCCAGCCCCAGAATCTTACTTATCTGCTTATAGTTAAAAGACTCTTTAGGAGATGCCTGGAAAGCCGCTATTACAGCCTGCACCATTGCCTGTTTCTTCATTCGCTTTCCCGAACCTTTATTCTCCGTCTTTTCGTTTTTGTCTTTTTTTCCTGATTTCTTTCTCATCTTATTCTTCATTTAAATTGGCAGCGCAGGCTACCTGTATACAAAGTAAACAAATAAATCCGAAAAAGTATCGTTGAGCCACCTAAATTGGATAAACAAACCGTTACTTCGAGAATTTAGTAGCTTTTACCCCCACTGCTCCGGGTTTACATACAAACAAGCTGCCGCTCTGCGGGTACTTGGCCAGGTCGCTTTCCGACAATCCGGCACGGGCGGTCGTTATATAAAGTATATCCAGATTTTCTCCTCCAAAAGCACACGAAGCTACATTGGGAGCGGGCAATTCAATCTTTTTGAGCAACTCGCCAGTCTGCGGATTATAACAATACACTCCATATCCACCCCACTGAGCCACCCAGAGGTTACCGTTGCGGTCGATTGTCATCCCGTCCGGAGAGCCGGTTCCTTCGGCCAGTGTAACAGCAATCCCGTCAAACTCGATATTCCCGGTGGAAGCATCATACTTATACCGGGCAACCTTACCCGTTGGCGTATCGTTATAGTACATAAACCGCTTATCGGCCGTCCACACAATGCCATTCGAAATTGTAACGCTGTCCAGTTTCACAGTAACAACGCCATCCCGTGTAACCGTATACAACTTACCGGCACCTTTAGGTGCTCCGAATCCCATGGTACCGACCCAAAGACGGCCTTCCGGATCACACTTCCCGTCGTTGCACCGCACCGTACCAGCCACATCATCGATAGAGGCAACATGTTCGTTAGCTCCTGTAATCAAATTAACACGTACAATCTCATTCTGTAACGAAACCACCACGGTTGAATCCGTTTCGGGCACTACGGTAGACACCATCCGATCGAATGTCCAGGTATTGCAAGTCTCCAACCCGGGTAAATATTCATACAGGGTCTTACCCTCGATATCCACCCAGAAAAGCGACTTACGTTCCGGATGCCATATACTGCCTTCGCCGGTAGTCGCTTTCGCTTCAAAGGCAACAACAGGCTTTTCTGTGAGCGTATTTCCGGAACAAGACGAAAGAAACAAGAAACAAAAGGCAGGTAAGGCCAAAGCCAGCGAAGTCAACGAATCTAACATAGCGGATGTTTTCATATTTAATTCATTTAGTAAAACAAAAATAGTAATTTTCTTTCCAACAAAGAGATAGGTTTACAGATAATGCACAATGCCCCTCAAATAATTGCTCCAATCAAATAAAACCGATTTATGCGCAAACCATCTGTCATCTCTCATTTTTCGTCGTTTTTCCCTGTATTTACAGGGGTTCCGGCAATGACAGATCCCTTTTTTCATCTATCATGTATCTGTCATCTCTCATTAACCCGAAGGCAGCCCCCTCCCATCCCGAAGGTTGTAATTTTATCAGATTATAACCATTTTTTCCTTCTATACTTACTCTAAGGCATTTCAATACCGATCTTTACTCATTTTCCTGTATACAATTAGTATTTTGCATGCCGGATACTAATCGTTGGACCATGGTCAAGTTTTCGTTGGACCATGGTCTACTTATTGTTGGACCAAGGTTGAGATATCGTTGGACCATGGTCCAACGATTAATTGCCTTAATTCAACAGGGCAGACGCATATTATTTTAGAGCTAAAAGAGTAAGGATTATTACTTAATGTGTATATATATAATGCAGATATTCAATATATTAAACATAGCATATCTGACGTTCATAATTTATTGTATCAAAACATCGTCAATTTAAAATAAGATTAAAATAGCCATATTTAATATTAATCGTACATATTGTATGTGATAAAATTTGCTTTAAAAATAATAACCGTCTCTAAAAATTGGATGTATCTTTTTGCTACGACAACTTTGTTAAGTTAAAACTTTAATCAGAATATTTAAGTTCAGTTTGAAGTCATATTGACATTACTAAAAAGAGCCCAAAAACGGTAATTACAACTACGAAAAGAAAGATAATAAATCTTCAAAATAATCACTTAAACTCATTGATATCTCAGTAAAAAATCGTATATTTACCTTATTATCAATAGTTTAAATACATAAAATATGACATTGCTTGCTTTTGCTTCAAGTATCGAAGATTATCGTTTTGACAGAAATAAGGTTCACTCTGCAGAAACTATTATTTATATTACGTTAGCTGCCGTTATTTGCGGGGCCGAGACATGGAATGAAATAGAAGACTTTGGTCATTGTAAAATTGATTTCTTCTCTCGTACGATCCCTTCTTTTAATGGAATACCCTCACATGATACATTTAACCGATTTTTCACAGTCTTGGATACCTCATATTTTGAAAATCAATTCAGAGAATGGGTTAAATCCATATGTGGCAAGTATAAAGGCGTGGTTGCTATCGACGGCAAAACAATATGCGGAGCATATGAGTCTGAAGAGGCTAAATTATTCAGAGGTACCTACTTAAAACCATCGAGTCCCAAATATAAACTTCACATGGTAAGTGCCTGGGCCGCAGACAATGGAATAAGCCTTGGACAAATCAAGACAGAAGAAAAATCCAATGAAATTACCGCTATCCCCGAACTATTGGAAGCATTAGATATTAAAGAGTGTATAATCACTATTGATGCTATGGGATGTCAAAAGACAATAGCATCTAAAATAATAGACAAAGAAGCTGATTACGTTTTGGCTGTGAAAAACAACCATATGCATTTATACAAAGAAATAGAACATTTTTTCACCATTTGGAGTGCTGAGAAGCCCAACCGGGTAAGCGTTTACGAGAAGAGCGAGACTGGACATGGTCGTTTGGAAAAAAGAACTTGCATAGCCTGTGACAACCTATACTGGTTAAATACTAAAGACTTCACTCAATGGGCTGGTTTGAAAACATTTGCCTGTGTCATTACAGAGCGTACCGTTCCAGGCGAAAAAGGCCCTCGTAAACAAAAAGAAACCAGATACTATATTTCTTCATTAGCTTTAGATGCTGAATTAATCGCTAGTTCTGTCAGAAAACACTGGTCTGTGGAAAATAATTTACACTGGCAATTGGATGTCTCGTTTAATGAAGATTACGGAAGAAAGAAGAACAATGCTGCCGTCAACTTTTCGCTTGTCTCTAAAACAGCTTTATCTATGTTAAAGCACTATGAAAGTAAAAGTAGCATTGCTCGCAAAAGAAAATCAGCAGGATGGTCTGACGACGTTCTCCAAAGCATACTTTCTGTGGAGAAATTTTAATGCGTCTGCCCTGCTTAATTCAAAAAAATTAAAGTATACAGGAAGCGGACTTAATAGATTAACAGGAAGTTACAATATAATGCAGCATTGCCGTATGATATCTATTTAACAGCTTATTAACCAATTTTAATAGATTAATTACCTAACCCCACAGAATTAATTATATATTTGAGAAAAATATTGAAGGACTTTTGTTAATCTGCATGTATGAATAAAAAAACATCCATACTTAATCCTTGCAAACCATGAAACTACAACGACTGATTCTTTTCGTTTTAGTGCTGCATTCAACTCTATATATCTGGGCAGATTCAAATGTCAGGTATTCTATTGAAGGTAGTTTGCATGATACCAGTGGACAGTCCATTAACTACGCAACGGTAACTCTGTTATCTGCAATTGATTCAACTTATATAGGAGGTAGTATCACCAATGAGGATGGAAAATTTAAAATCAACAATTTATCATCCGGCAGATATACATTGCAAATAACTCATTTGCTGTTTAAACGTAAACATGTAGACGTTGTAATTAAAGACAATATGGCCTTATCTCCAATTGTTTTAGAAGAGAATATCAATGAATTAGGGGCTGTTATTGTTACCGCCAATGCAATTCAGCATAAACCAGACAGATACATTGTTTCATTGCAGGGGAATCCAATAGTCAAAGGAAATAATACAACGGAAGTTCTTGGTCTAATGCCCGGGATCACCAACGAAAGAGGAGTTTTAAAATTAAATGGAAGAGACGTCTCTCAAATTTATATAGATGGACGTAAGCTAAGAGATCGAAAAGAACTGGATGCTATACAGGCTGATAATATTGATAAAATTGAAATTATATATCTTTCAGGAAGCGAAGAAGATGCAGGAAGTACAGGTGGAATTATAGATATTAAACTCAAAAAGCTAGTTAATGGAGGATACTATGGAGCAGTATCCGGCGACTATGCTCTTCTTCTTACCGAAGGGCATTACTCAGATAATATAAATGCGTCCGTAAATTATGCGTATAAGAGACTAAGTGTCTATAATTATCTGTCTTATAATGATTTCAAACAGACAGATACGTATGAAATCAGCTCAATCTATAAGCAGTTGGAGCAGAATATAACGATGAGAACTCAGGAGAGAGGATGGAAGCAAAGCTTCTCTGACAGGTTAAGCCTATCCTATGAACTGAATAAAATGCATAGTATTGGCATTAATGGAAGATTAAGTATTGCTGATGCAACTCCAATTCAACACTCCAGTTCTATCGTAAAAAATAGTAACGAGACTGCTACGAATTCAACTGGCTCGGATATTAACAATGATACAAAGAACAGGCAATATCAATTGGCATTGAATTATAATTGGCAGATTGATTCTAAAGGATCCAACTTCAAACTTATTGCTGATTATCTAAATTTTTCAAATCAAATCCAACAAAACGGCATTTATAGATATGGAATTAATAGTGAATCAGAAACTAATAAATACTCCCAAAATGATATAGACAATAAAACCGATATGTATGAAGTTGACGCCAGATTTGCAATTATGATTGGGAAGAAAGGTCAGTTAGATTTTGGAGCAAACTACAGCCTGAATAAATCTGATCAACAATTGGATTATCAACATTTAATAAATAATGCATGGATTGCTGATACTGATTTATGCGATAATTATATGTTGGAAGGAATAAAGTATGCAGGATATATGTCGTATTCCTCTGCAATTGGCAAGAAAATAAAATATAAAGCCGGCTATAGAATTCAACAAAATAAAATAAGTTACCATTCAAAAAAGATATACGAAACAAACTTACGTACTTATTTTGGATTCTACCCCTCTCTTAGCTTAATGTACAATATTAATCCTCAGGATGGTACATACATTAACCTAAATTATCAACGAGACATGGATCCGATACCATATAATGCCATAACTCCTGTTATTGTGTATAATAATGAAAATTCATACACAAAGGGTAATGTAAATATTAAACCGGTCAATTTTCATATAATTATGCTTGGAACGGCATATAAAAGCAAATGGAATCTAAACTATTTATTTGTTTCGGGAAACGATTTATTGTATTACAAGACATTCGTCGACGAGAAAAATCCTTTAGTAACTTATACTATGCCTGTAAACAACGGGCGTATGTACGGACATAGCTTTGCTACAGACCGTACATTTAAAATATCACAGTGGTGGAGTATAAAGGGTAATTTAAGGTTAGAGTGGATGAGATATAAGGGACTAGAAATCAATACCGCTGCATGGAAACCCTATGTATTATTAACAAATACATTTAATACCCTTTCTGGGTGGGGTGGTAATTTAACAGCATATTTAGAGCCGACCTACAAATCGCAAGAGCGTACCTATAAAGCGGTCTATGGATTATACGGTAAAGTGTATAAATATCTGCTAAAAGAAAAGCTACTGGCAAGTCTTAACTTTACAGCTCTTGCCCGTAACAGACAGATAATAATCGATACCCCGGATGTACTTTCCAAGAAAAGGTATCTCACAAGCCAAACAGGTATATCAATCGGAATAACATATAATTTCAATGGAGGTAAAAAAGTGACAACAAAACAAGTTCAAAGTATTCAGAAATATTATGAATACAAAGATAAATAGATTTATTGGCTTAGCCTTTAGCACTCATAAGAGTGCCAAGAAAATCTATTAACTCTCTGAATATCATCTATTAATTACAACTCCAAAAACATGAAAAAGGCAACATTAGTATTGGTAATCGCTTTGCTCGCAGGCTTGGCTGGATGCGGGCAAAAACAATCTATTAGCGATGATATAATCGTTGTTGACATTACGAAAGCTCCTTCGTCCAAAAAGGAATTGATTCTTCAGGATTTTATGGATGTGGAATATGTTGCCTTGGAAACAAAAGATGACTTTCTTAATCGAGGTGTTGTGCATGATATAGGCAAAAAGACAATATTGGTAACCAACCAAGACGATGGGGATATTTTTGTTTATGACAGAACCGGAAATGCATTAAGAAAAATAAACCGTAGAGGCCAAGGAGGTGAAGAATACATTAGTTGTTTTAATATTACTTTAGATGAGGAGAACGAAGAAATGTTTATTAACGACATCTCTCTCCAAAAAATTCATGTATATGACTTATATGGAAACTTTAAACGGAGTTTTCAACACAAAAAAGGTAACGGGATTTTATTTTATAACGACATATTTAATTATGACAAGAGTAATCTGATTTGTTATGACCAATACAATGAAAAAATTCCATTTGTTCTTATTTCAAAAAAGGATGGCAGTATTACCAAAGAAATCAAAATTCCCTTTAAAAAGAAAATACTACTATTACAGCAAACAAGAGATGAAGAACATATTTATATAAAGACCCCGGGGCCTTATCGTAGAATTATAACCTTCAAAGGCAATTGGATATTATCAGAAACTTCATCCGATACCGTATATACATTATCTCCAGATTATAGTTTATATCCGCTTTTAGTAAGAACTCCTTCTATCCAAACTATGAATCCGGAGGTATTTCTTATATTAAGGTTTTTTTCAGACCGTTATTATTTTATGGAAACAATTAAAAATGTATTTGATTTTAGTACAGGAAAAGGGTTTTCTAGAACTTTTTTCATGTACGACAGGCAGGAAAAAGCATTTTTCAATTATACAGTTTATAATGGCGACTATACAATCAAAAAAGAGATATACATGAACTGGTTAAGACCTGTAAATCACGAAATCGAATCTTGGCAAGCTTTAGATGCGAACCAGCTCATAGAATCCTATAATAATGGGGAGCTGAAAGGGAAACTGAATAAAATTGCTGCAACATTGAATGAGGATTCAAACCCTGTGATAATGCTGATTAAGCATAAGAAACAGACTAATTTCTGGGAACAATGATCAGTATAACAAATGATTCATAGAAGAAAAGATTTATAGATATACATTATAAAAATATAGCGATGAAATATACATTAACTTTTTTGACAATAGTTTTAATGATTACCTCTTGTAACATTGAAAACTCAAAGACCAATAATATTGTTGACAAATTTACATGGGAAGTTCAGCTTGCAGGATATGATTATGAAAAACTGGATGAAAAAGGAGAGATAAGACTCGAGGATTTTATATTAGAATTTGAAAAGTTCCCTTGGATTGAACAAATAGAGGGTCGCAATAAAATACAGGAAGGTTGCTCTCCAAGCC
Protein-coding sequences here:
- a CDS encoding SMP-30/gluconolactonase/LRE family protein, with amino-acid sequence MLDSLTSLALALPAFCFLFLSSCSGNTLTEKPVVAFEAKATTGEGSIWHPERKSLFWVDIEGKTLYEYLPGLETCNTWTFDRMVSTVVPETDSTVVVSLQNEIVRVNLITGANEHVASIDDVAGTVRCNDGKCDPEGRLWVGTMGFGAPKGAGKLYTVTRDGVVTVKLDSVTISNGIVWTADKRFMYYNDTPTGKVARYKYDASTGNIEFDGIAVTLAEGTGSPDGMTIDRNGNLWVAQWGGYGVYCYNPQTGELLKKIELPAPNVASCAFGGENLDILYITTARAGLSESDLAKYPQSGSLFVCKPGAVGVKATKFSK
- a CDS encoding ISAs1 family transposase; translated protein: MTLLAFASSIEDYRFDRNKVHSAETIIYITLAAVICGAETWNEIEDFGHCKIDFFSRTIPSFNGIPSHDTFNRFFTVLDTSYFENQFREWVKSICGKYKGVVAIDGKTICGAYESEEAKLFRGTYLKPSSPKYKLHMVSAWAADNGISLGQIKTEEKSNEITAIPELLEALDIKECIITIDAMGCQKTIASKIIDKEADYVLAVKNNHMHLYKEIEHFFTIWSAEKPNRVSVYEKSETGHGRLEKRTCIACDNLYWLNTKDFTQWAGLKTFACVITERTVPGEKGPRKQKETRYYISSLALDAELIASSVRKHWSVENNLHWQLDVSFNEDYGRKKNNAAVNFSLVSKTALSMLKHYESKSSIARKRKSAGWSDDVLQSILSVEKF
- a CDS encoding TonB dependent receptor; the encoded protein is MKLQRLILFVLVLHSTLYIWADSNVRYSIEGSLHDTSGQSINYATVTLLSAIDSTYIGGSITNEDGKFKINNLSSGRYTLQITHLLFKRKHVDVVIKDNMALSPIVLEENINELGAVIVTANAIQHKPDRYIVSLQGNPIVKGNNTTEVLGLMPGITNERGVLKLNGRDVSQIYIDGRKLRDRKELDAIQADNIDKIEIIYLSGSEEDAGSTGGIIDIKLKKLVNGGYYGAVSGDYALLLTEGHYSDNINASVNYAYKRLSVYNYLSYNDFKQTDTYEISSIYKQLEQNITMRTQERGWKQSFSDRLSLSYELNKMHSIGINGRLSIADATPIQHSSSIVKNSNETATNSTGSDINNDTKNRQYQLALNYNWQIDSKGSNFKLIADYLNFSNQIQQNGIYRYGINSESETNKYSQNDIDNKTDMYEVDARFAIMIGKKGQLDFGANYSLNKSDQQLDYQHLINNAWIADTDLCDNYMLEGIKYAGYMSYSSAIGKKIKYKAGYRIQQNKISYHSKKIYETNLRTYFGFYPSLSLMYNINPQDGTYINLNYQRDMDPIPYNAITPVIVYNNENSYTKGNVNIKPVNFHIIMLGTAYKSKWNLNYLFVSGNDLLYYKTFVDEKNPLVTYTMPVNNGRMYGHSFATDRTFKISQWWSIKGNLRLEWMRYKGLEINTAAWKPYVLLTNTFNTLSGWGGNLTAYLEPTYKSQERTYKAVYGLYGKVYKYLLKEKLLASLNFTALARNRQIIIDTPDVLSKKRYLTSQTGISIGITYNFNGGKKVTTKQVQSIQKYYEYKDK
- a CDS encoding 6-bladed beta-propeller, with product MKKATLVLVIALLAGLAGCGQKQSISDDIIVVDITKAPSSKKELILQDFMDVEYVALETKDDFLNRGVVHDIGKKTILVTNQDDGDIFVYDRTGNALRKINRRGQGGEEYISCFNITLDEENEEMFINDISLQKIHVYDLYGNFKRSFQHKKGNGILFYNDIFNYDKSNLICYDQYNEKIPFVLISKKDGSITKEIKIPFKKKILLLQQTRDEEHIYIKTPGPYRRIITFKGNWILSETSSDTVYTLSPDYSLYPLLVRTPSIQTMNPEVFLILRFFSDRYYFMETIKNVFDFSTGKGFSRTFFMYDRQEKAFFNYTVYNGDYTIKKEIYMNWLRPVNHEIESWQALDANQLIESYNNGELKGKLNKIAATLNEDSNPVIMLIKHKKQTNFWEQ